The genomic DNA TTCCCGGATGGCTTCAAGACCAAGCTGTACTACCGGGACGTGGTGCGTGGCTACCTGCCGGAAGTCGGCCGGGTGGCGGAGGAAATTCAGGCTCAGCTGAAGCAGAACCTGAATATCGATGCCGAGATCGAAATCCAGGAGTCGGGCACCTTCATCGACAACTCACAGAACGGGCGGCTGGATGGCTTCCACCTGCTGGGATGGGGCGCCGACTACCCGCACGTGACGAACTTCTTGGACTACCACTTCGGCGCCTCCAAGCTGCAGTTCGGCGCTCCGTATCCGGAGATCACCGCCAAACTTGAAGAGGGCGCGCAGATCGCCGATCCGGCGGCAGCCGTACCGGTCTACACCGACGCCAACAACGCCATCCGCGAATTGGTGCCGATGGTGCCGGTGGCCCATGGCGGTTCCGCCACGGCCTATAAGGCTGACGTGACCAATCCCCAGGCCAGCCCGCTGACGAATGAGGTTTTCTTCGTCAGTGCTCCGGGCGATCGGGATACCTTCGTGTGGATGCAGAACGCCGAGCCAATCAGCCTGTTCTGCCAGGATGAGACCGATGGGGAGTCGCTGCGTGCCTGCGAGCAATTCAGCGAGGCGCTGTACTCCTACGAGGTCAACGGCACAGCGGTCGAACCGGCTCTGGCCGAGAAGTGTGAACCGAACGCTGATCTGACGGTGTGGACCTGCACACTGAAGGAAGGCGTCACGTTCCACAACGGTTTTGCCTTCGATGCAAGCGATGTTGTGGCCAGCTTTATCTCCGGCCTCGACGTCAACAGCCCGACGCATGTCGGCAACACCGGCACCTTCGACTACTGGCTTGGCCTGTGGGGCAACCTGATCGGGGCACCGCCGCCCGGATAAGTTGTCCTAGGGTCTTCGTGACGTACTGAGAAAGCAGCGCGGGATGGCGATCGCAGACTTCCCGCGCTGCTTGCTGCATTCTGCGGGAGTAGAATGAGCCGATGATCCAGTTCTCCGTTCGCCGCCTGCTGTCATCTGTCCCGGTCCTGTTCGGGATCCTGATGGTCACGTTTGCCATGGGGCGAATGATCCCGGGGGATCCGTGTACTGCAATGCTGGGGGAGAAGGCAACTCCCGCGATCTGTCACCAATTTGTGGTTGACCGAGGGTTGGACAAACCCATCATCCTCCAATTCGCGTACTACCTGCGCGACGTCT from Anaerolineales bacterium includes the following:
- a CDS encoding ABC transporter substrate-binding protein, translating into MTRRVIYTLLSLLVLSSMILAACATGGTKAPAMPAEWEGLVEKPFEALSIESDCSNGTLFKKIEAVDAKTAVFTMCVPDPAFLSKIAFTPFGIYEREWLEANTAAGSRLTNPIGTGPYMVSDWKRGESLTFVASPEYRGEAPQAKTLVFRWSAESAARLLELQAGSVDGIDNVGPDDFATVEGDANLQLAIRPALNVFYIGMTNTFPPFDDVKVRQAVAMGIDRQRIVDTFYPPGSEVASHFTPCSIPNACDGDAWYEFDAEAGKALLAEAGFPDGFKTKLYYRDVVRGYLPEVGRVAEEIQAQLKQNLNIDAEIEIQESGTFIDNSQNGRLDGFHLLGWGADYPHVTNFLDYHFGASKLQFGAPYPEITAKLEEGAQIADPAAAVPVYTDANNAIRELVPMVPVAHGGSATAYKADVTNPQASPLTNEVFFVSAPGDRDTFVWMQNAEPISLFCQDETDGESLRACEQFSEALYSYEVNGTAVEPALAEKCEPNADLTVWTCTLKEGVTFHNGFAFDASDVVASFISGLDVNSPTHVGNTGTFDYWLGLWGNLIGAPPPG